One Onychomys torridus chromosome 17, mOncTor1.1, whole genome shotgun sequence genomic window carries:
- the Sap30 gene encoding histone deacetylase complex subunit SAP30, whose product MNGFTPEEMSRGGDAAAAVAAVVAAAAAAASAANGNAAGGGAEVPGAGAVSAAGPPGAAGPGPGQLCCLREDGERCGRAAGNASFSKRIQKSISQKKVKIELDKSARHLYICDYHKNLIQSVRNRRKRKGSDDDGGDSPVQDVDTPEVDLYQLQVNTLRRYKRHFKLPTRPGLNKAQLVEIVGCHFRSIPVNEKDTLTYFIYSVKNEKNKSDLKVDSGVH is encoded by the exons ATGAACGGCTTCACTCCGGAGGAGATGAGCCGCGGCGGGGACGCGGCCGCCGCCGTGGCCGCGGTGGTCGCCGCTGCAGCTGCCGCCGCCTCGGCGGCGAATGGGAACGCGGCGGGCGGTGGGGCTGAGGTCCCCGGTGCTGGTGCGGTGTCGGCTGCTGGCCCCCCCGGAGCGGCGGGTCCGGGCCCCGGGCAACTCTGTTGTCTGCGGGAGGACGGCGAGCGGTGCGGGCGCGCGGCTGGCAACGCCAGCTTCAGCAAGAGGATCCAGAAGAGCATCTCGCAGAAGAAGGTGAAGATCGAGCTGGATAAGAGT GCAAGACATCTCTACATTTGTGATTATCATAAAAACTTAATCCAGAGTGTTcgaaacagaagaaagaggaaaggtagCGATGATGATGGAGGAGACTCACCTGTTCAGGATGTTGATACTCCAGAG GTTGATTTGTACCAACTACAAGTAAATACACTTAGAAGATACAAAAGACACTTCAAGCTTCCAACCAGACCAGGTCTTAACAAAGCACAGCTTGTTGAG ATAGTTGGCTGCCACTTCAGGTCTATTCCAGTGAACGAGAAAGACACCCTGACGTATTTCATCTACTCAGTGAAGAATGAGAAGAACAAATCAGACCTCAAGGTGGACAGCGGAGTTCACTAG